CTGTATTGCAGATCCTTCGCCCGAAGCATTTCTGAGCTTGGAAGGATTGTAAGCCCTAATTTCAGTGCAGCTATGTATACTTGGTACGCTTCAATCAGTCTTGGTACAATGACCAATACAACATCACCTTTTACAAGGCCCGCTTCCTTAAAAACATTGCCCATCTTATTTGCCTGCTGCATAAGTTGGCTGTATGTAATTTCTTGCTTATCTCCGCTTTCATTTTGCCAGCGCAATGCAAGCCTTTCTTTGTTTTGCGCAAACTTTTCAATCTCGGAAACGAAGTTATACATTTCCGGAGCCAATAATTCTTCCCGACCCATTTCATTTCCCCCTAGTGATTAGGTTTAAAAATACTTATGTCATTATACTACTAACTCTTTCATTTTTAAAATATTTCATTTTCGCTAAGGAGATAATTAGTGATTTATAAGCAAAAAGAGATGAGGCAAAGGCCTCATCTCTATCGCCATATTATTTTATTATTGTTGGTATCCGCCACCAAGTTGTTGTTCAGCCATTTGAACTAGACGTTTAGTGATTTCACCACCAACAGAACCGTTAGCGCGAGCAGTTGTTTCTGCACCTAAGTTAACGCCAAATTCTGAAGCGATTTCATATTTCATTTGTTGTAGAGCTTGGTCTGCACCAGGTACTACTAAGTTATTGCTGCTGTTGTTGTTTGCCATGTGTATCACCTCCTTGTTGATAATAGAATGTGTAATACACATGGACTTCATTCATTTTTTCTAATTGGTAATTGTTCACATTATTACCACTACTAGCAAATAGGTTACTTTCTGTTAAAACAAGCTGTCTAACAGACTGTTTTCTTCCTGTTTGCCAGTTAGTATAATTGTTTCTACTTTGTCGACAGCTTCCTTAATCATTGGCTCAAAGTCCACAAAACTCTCATAAAACTCCACCTTCTCTTTTTTCGGTTTTGTTTTTGGAGAAGCAGGAACAAATACTGTACAACAATCCTCATAAGGTCTGATGGAGATGTCATATGTTCCAATAGACTTAGCAATGTCGACAATATCTCCTTTATCAGATGCGACCAATGGTCTGATAATCGGTGTATTTGTAACTGCATTTATCGCATACATGCTTTCAAGGGTCTGGCTGGCAACTTGACCGAGACTTTCCCCTGTAATGATTGCTAATGCTTCTTGCCTTCTTCTGATTTCATCTGTGATTCGCAGCATTAGCCTTCTTGTCGCAGTCATTGTATAGTTTTCTGGTATTTGTTTATGAATTAACTGCTGTATCTCTGTAAAAGGTACAATGTGAAGGACAAACCGCCCATTCATGGAAGCAAGCACATTGCCAATATCGACAACCTTTTGCTTAGCTCTTTCACTAGTGAATGGAGGACTAAAGAAGTGAACCCCTTCAAGTTCAAGCCCTCTCTTCATAGACAAGTAGCCTGCAACAGGACTGTCTAACCCGCCTGATAGCATAAGAACTGCTTTTCCGCTCGCACCAGAAGGCAGTCCACCAGCACCAGCAAAGTTTTCACTCGACAAATACACTGCCTCACTTCTCACTTCGACCTGCAGTGTAATATCGGGATTTTTGACATCTACTTTTATACCAGGAATATTTTTCAAAATATGAGAACCAAAAAAATGGTTCAGTTCATTTGTGTCTAGGGAAAAGGTCTTATCAGATCTTCGCGCACTCACTTTAAACGTATTTCCATCCTTATAGATTGAAGATACAAGCTCTAATGCTGTGTCTTTCAGCAAGTCTAAATCTCGGTCGACCTTAATAGCAGGGCTGAATGACTGAATTCCAAAGATGTTCCTTAATGAATGAACGACAGCTTCTGCTTCCGTCCCATTTAAAATGACATACATACGGTCACGCTGTCCGTCAATTTTGATGTTAGGAAAACTGCTTAAAGCATCTGCAATGGAATGTCTTAATTTATCAACGAATTTTTTTCTGTTTTTTCCTTTAGTAGAAAGCTCTCCATACCGAATTAATATACGATCATACTTCATCTGTTCATTACTCCTCTTAGCCAGTTGATAGTTTCCTTTAATACAGACATTGCTTCCCGAATATCTTTTAACTCATTATCATAAGCCAAGCTGATTCGAAAAGAACTTTCTGCGATATTTTCCGGTACTCCCATAGCCAATAATGTTTTGCTGACTGTGTTTGTCTTTGATGAACACGCACTAGTAGTCGACAGAAAAATACCTTTTTCCTCGAGGGCGTGAATCAATACCTCTGCTTTGATACCACTTGCTGAGAAATTAATAATATGCGGAACACTGTTAACCGGGGAGTGGACAACAACATTATCCATGCTTTCTAACTGATCACGGATGAACTTGTTCTGTTCAAGCATTTTCCCAAACTGATTTTTGTAGTTATCAAGCTGCATTCTTAAAGCTTTCGCTGTTGCTACTGCACCTGCCACATTTTCCGTTCCGCTTCTTACATTGCGCTCCTGTCCTCCGCCGGCAAGCAATGGAGAAATATTAATTCCGTCCTTTGCAAACAGGATACCATTGCCTTTTAGTCCATGAAATTTATGTGCGGACATTGTATATAAATCTATATGATAATCTTCTAATGAAAGAGGCGTTTTTCCTATTGCCTGAACACCATCTACATGAAAATATATCTTAGGATATTCGTTCAATAACTTTCCGATTGCTTCAATCGGTTGGATTGCGCCTGTTTCATTATTAACATGCATGATAGAAACAAGTATTGTATCACTCTGTATATGTTTTTTAATATCCTCAACAGATACAATCCCATCCTCGTTAACAGGAAGGTATGTTACGGAGAAACCGTCTTGCTCCAGCTGTTCCATTACCTTCATTATCGAATCATGCTCTATGCTTGTTGTGATAATATGTTGACCTCTTGACTTAAACCTTCGAGAAATCCCTTTTAGTGCCATATTGTTTCCTTCTGTACCGCCAGAAGTAAAATAAATCTCGCTTTCCTTAACATCTAGCAACGCGGCAATTTGAGCCCTTGCTTGTATCAAAAGCTTCTCTGCTTCCATCCCTATTCGATGCAAAGAAGAAGGATTTCCAAAATAGTTTGCTGCAACTGCTGTATAGGATTCAATCACTTCCGGAAACGGCTTTGTTGTCGCACTATTATCCAAATATATCATAAGCCCCTCCTAACTAAGAACTCCAGCACTTTATGGTATCATAGTAAACATTATTTGAAAATATAATAGAGCTATGCGTTAAAAACAAAAAGATAGTTTGAATTGCACTGCAAAAAAAAGATAGCCTTGCTCGGGCTATCTTCTTTTTTCTATTTCATTTGCTTTTCCCTTAAATCGCCAATCAAAGCTTCCATTCGCTTCATACTGCCAGGTTCAATTTCCTCAACCGCCGCAGCTGCTTGCTCTAACGCTTCCTTATAACGATACTTACGGAAAAGCATTTCCGCTTCTGCAAGCGACTTTTCAGCCTTTGGATATTTACGGCGGTATCTATTACCATATTGGATGACCTTCTCAGCCAACAGAACCGTCTCAACCAGTTCTTCCGTAGCATTCACCAGCGCATGTGTAACATGCTCTGCATTTTCAACCATGCTTTGAACCGTCGGCAAATCAAGTGGCGCCTCCTGCAATACGGTTTTAAGCTTAGCCATAGCTTCCTTTGTCTCTTCTGCAAGCTCATTGTATTCTGCTGTAACACCAGGCAAATTACTGTTCGCAACCATCCGAAGAGCATTTGTCATTTGCTTTGTGAGCTCTGTCATTTTTTCATGTGCAGCTACTTCATCTTTTCTTAAGGCATGAAGCTTGTCAAAGAGGTCCTCCTGTTCTTTTGAAGCACTCTCAAGCTGCTCTTTAAGAACCTTTAGTTCCTCACTTAAAATCGTATGTGCCGCAGACTCTGTCAACAGCTTATGCTCAAGCACCTCATATTGCTTGTATAATAGCTTCAGACGTTTCTCGAGTTTGAACTGCAGCTCTAAATCTTCATCATTCAAATTATAGCTTCTCTGCAGCAAGGATACCTCTACTTGAAGGCGAGAGTTCCCTTCCCTGATTTCTTCAAGGATTGCCTTAGCAGGATCTAAGTTTTTGTTCCAGTAGTTTCTTGCAATTACTTCTTTTTCAAGCAAGTCATACAGAAGATCCAGTTTTTCCTGTACTTCTGCAATAACATTTTGCACCTGCTCTATCTTTCCTTCTACAAGCAGCTTGTTGCTTTCTTCCAGTTCCACTTCAATTTCCTTCACTTCTGTTTCAAGCTGGATATGTTCAAGAATGAAGCCTTGTTCCAGCAT
This DNA window, taken from Niallia sp. Man26, encodes the following:
- a CDS encoding alpha/beta-type small acid-soluble spore protein; translated protein: MANNNSSNNLVVPGADQALQQMKYEIASEFGVNLGAETTARANGSVGGEITKRLVQMAEQQLGGGYQQ
- the thiI gene encoding tRNA uracil 4-sulfurtransferase ThiI → MKYDRILIRYGELSTKGKNRKKFVDKLRHSIADALSSFPNIKIDGQRDRMYVILNGTEAEAVVHSLRNIFGIQSFSPAIKVDRDLDLLKDTALELVSSIYKDGNTFKVSARRSDKTFSLDTNELNHFFGSHILKNIPGIKVDVKNPDITLQVEVRSEAVYLSSENFAGAGGLPSGASGKAVLMLSGGLDSPVAGYLSMKRGLELEGVHFFSPPFTSERAKQKVVDIGNVLASMNGRFVLHIVPFTEIQQLIHKQIPENYTMTATRRLMLRITDEIRRRQEALAIITGESLGQVASQTLESMYAINAVTNTPIIRPLVASDKGDIVDIAKSIGTYDISIRPYEDCCTVFVPASPKTKPKKEKVEFYESFVDFEPMIKEAVDKVETIILTGKQEENSLLDSLF
- a CDS encoding cysteine desulfurase family protein, with amino-acid sequence MIYLDNSATTKPFPEVIESYTAVAANYFGNPSSLHRIGMEAEKLLIQARAQIAALLDVKESEIYFTSGGTEGNNMALKGISRRFKSRGQHIITTSIEHDSIMKVMEQLEQDGFSVTYLPVNEDGIVSVEDIKKHIQSDTILVSIMHVNNETGAIQPIEAIGKLLNEYPKIYFHVDGVQAIGKTPLSLEDYHIDLYTMSAHKFHGLKGNGILFAKDGINISPLLAGGGQERNVRSGTENVAGAVATAKALRMQLDNYKNQFGKMLEQNKFIRDQLESMDNVVVHSPVNSVPHIINFSASGIKAEVLIHALEEKGIFLSTTSACSSKTNTVSKTLLAMGVPENIAESSFRISLAYDNELKDIREAMSVLKETINWLRGVMNR
- the ezrA gene encoding septation ring formation regulator EzrA, producing the protein MNYIIGGVGILICLFAAGYFIRRKYYGTVDELESWKIDIMNRPVLNELSKVKKLNMIGQTEELFEKWRADWDGIVTDQLPELEELLFDTEESIDKYKFRKAKELQKKIRVKLESMESSIETMLEELNNLIGSEEKNRTEIDALKESYRESKKTLLAHRHSFGETESKIEEMLQETTVKLKEYEEKTNNGDYLEAREIIHAIEKLTGDIRYLIDNVPPLLIECQTKLPEQLNDLKDGYADMLEQGFILEHIQLETEVKEIEVELEESNKLLVEGKIEQVQNVIAEVQEKLDLLYDLLEKEVIARNYWNKNLDPAKAILEEIREGNSRLQVEVSLLQRSYNLNDEDLELQFKLEKRLKLLYKQYEVLEHKLLTESAAHTILSEELKVLKEQLESASKEQEDLFDKLHALRKDEVAAHEKMTELTKQMTNALRMVANSNLPGVTAEYNELAEETKEAMAKLKTVLQEAPLDLPTVQSMVENAEHVTHALVNATEELVETVLLAEKVIQYGNRYRRKYPKAEKSLAEAEMLFRKYRYKEALEQAAAAVEEIEPGSMKRMEALIGDLREKQMK